From Shewanella yunxiaonensis, the proteins below share one genomic window:
- a CDS encoding alpha/beta fold hydrolase produces the protein MFFTESGSGVPVILIHGLFGDGDNLKALGHDLESNYRVLRVDCPNHGRSEHLPDMSYSAVAKMLVALLDQLQIEKAHIVGHSMGGKIAMATALLFPEKVLSVVAADIAPVGYSNRHDTVFAAMKSLPLDAKDRRVALQHLLDHGVDEATAQFLLKSLRRNESGFEWKLNLSGLIDNYPYIIGWFNDTASKDYLTFGGPILFLHSADPTYVNANYREAIVKQFPRAESKAIEGTGHWLHAQKPTIFNRLVHEFLDKHVSGQ, from the coding sequence ATGTTTTTTACAGAAAGTGGTAGCGGTGTTCCGGTAATTCTTATTCACGGTTTATTTGGTGATGGTGACAACCTCAAAGCGTTAGGACACGATCTGGAATCCAATTACCGGGTGCTTCGCGTAGACTGTCCCAATCATGGCCGCAGTGAACATCTGCCCGATATGAGTTATTCGGCTGTCGCCAAGATGCTGGTCGCATTACTTGATCAACTTCAGATTGAAAAGGCACACATAGTGGGCCATTCGATGGGCGGCAAGATTGCAATGGCTACGGCGCTATTGTTTCCGGAGAAGGTTTTATCCGTAGTCGCTGCAGATATCGCCCCTGTTGGCTATTCCAATCGACATGATACCGTGTTTGCCGCGATGAAAAGTTTGCCGCTTGATGCCAAAGATCGCCGAGTCGCGCTGCAACATTTATTAGATCACGGTGTTGATGAAGCCACTGCGCAATTTTTGCTGAAAAGTCTGCGGCGCAATGAAAGTGGCTTTGAGTGGAAACTGAATTTATCAGGACTTATTGATAATTACCCGTATATCATCGGCTGGTTTAACGATACAGCAAGTAAAGACTACCTTACCTTTGGCGGCCCGATCCTGTTTTTGCACAGTGCTGACCCAACATATGTTAACGCCAACTACCGGGAAGCGATTGTTAAACAGTTCCCACGCGCTGAATCGAAAGCCATAGAAGGCACCGGACATTGGTTACATGCGCAGAAACCAACGATATTCAACCGTCTGGTGCATGAGTTCCTTGATAAGCATGTTTCGGGACAGTAA
- the ybfE gene encoding LexA regulated protein, whose amino-acid sequence MAKESSDRTTIDLFASEKRRGRPRSNPLPREQQLRVNKRNQVKRDKEKGLKRIELKVSQDLYDALNEKASASNISRSQLIEQVLQQSIEDIC is encoded by the coding sequence ATGGCAAAAGAATCATCTGACAGAACGACCATCGACCTTTTTGCCAGCGAGAAGCGTCGGGGCCGTCCGAGAAGTAATCCTCTTCCCAGAGAACAGCAATTACGGGTAAATAAACGTAATCAGGTGAAACGGGATAAGGAAAAAGGATTAAAACGAATTGAGTTAAAGGTGTCACAAGATTTATATGACGCCTTGAACGAAAAGGCTTCGGCCAGTAACATCAGCCGCAGTCAACTGATCGAACAAGTTTTGCAGCAAAGCATTGAAGATATTTGCTAA
- the fldA gene encoding flavodoxin FldA — protein sequence MATVGLFFGSDTGNTEAVAKMIQKKLGEKMVEVKDIAKSTKDDIAAYDLLILGIPTWYYGESQCDWDDFFPELEKIDFTDKLVAIFGCGDQEDYAEYFLDAMGTLRDIIEPRGAIIIGNWPTEGYEFEASKALVDDKHFVGLGIDEDRQPELTEERVDTWVKQIYDEMCLAELED from the coding sequence ATGGCAACTGTAGGTCTTTTTTTCGGAAGCGACACCGGTAACACCGAAGCTGTAGCCAAAATGATCCAGAAAAAACTGGGTGAAAAAATGGTTGAGGTGAAAGACATCGCCAAAAGTACCAAAGACGATATCGCCGCTTATGATCTGCTGATCCTCGGCATTCCCACCTGGTATTACGGTGAATCACAGTGTGACTGGGACGATTTTTTCCCAGAGTTGGAAAAAATCGATTTCACTGACAAACTGGTTGCGATCTTTGGTTGTGGCGATCAGGAAGACTACGCAGAATATTTTCTGGATGCCATGGGCACTTTGCGTGACATTATTGAACCCCGTGGCGCGATTATCATCGGCAACTGGCCCACTGAAGGTTATGAATTTGAAGCCTCGAAAGCATTAGTGGACGATAAACACTTTGTTGGCCTGGGTATTGATGAAGATCGTCAGCCAGAATTGACCGAAGAACGTGTAGATACTTGGGTTAAGCAGATTTACGACGAAATGTGTCTGGCCGAGTTAGAAGACTGA
- the earP gene encoding elongation factor P maturation arginine rhamnosyltransferase EarP translates to MQSIQRHWDIFCTVVDNYGDIGVTWRLARQLAHEYNLDINLWVDDLLSFAHILPELDPTALTQQFYGVTVIHWTQPLQQHWTAGAVLIEAFACKLPDEIQQLLPRLPSPPVWFNLEYLSAESWIDDCHGLGSSALPGVKKIFYFPGFTAKSGGLICEQGLFDKREHWQRQPQTKLSLSQSYGLTNINADDMVISLFCYENAALNHLLALWSDSPAKLHLLVPRGKGLATVKTWLSTQSDVSTSEPRSYLVKNLHIHELPMTDQQGYDQLLWSCDFNIVRGEDSFLRAQWAAKPFIWHIYPQEEDTHLIKLDAFMRRYCHNLAPAVAEDWQQLNLAFNQQDGPAVCRYWQKLGLVNGVLSQHAKQWPVDAINDADLANRLVKMAKNR, encoded by the coding sequence ATGCAATCCATTCAACGTCATTGGGATATCTTTTGTACCGTCGTCGATAACTATGGCGATATCGGTGTCACCTGGCGTCTGGCAAGACAACTGGCACACGAGTACAACTTGGATATCAATCTGTGGGTTGATGACCTGTTGAGCTTTGCCCATATTTTACCGGAACTCGATCCAACGGCACTGACTCAACAATTTTACGGGGTCACCGTCATTCATTGGACGCAACCATTACAGCAGCATTGGACTGCTGGCGCTGTGCTTATTGAGGCGTTTGCGTGTAAATTGCCTGATGAAATACAGCAACTATTGCCGCGACTGCCCTCGCCGCCTGTCTGGTTTAATCTCGAATATCTCAGTGCTGAATCCTGGATTGATGACTGTCACGGCCTTGGTTCGTCAGCGCTTCCCGGCGTAAAAAAGATTTTCTACTTTCCTGGCTTCACCGCGAAATCAGGTGGTTTGATTTGCGAGCAAGGGCTGTTTGATAAACGTGAACATTGGCAGCGACAGCCACAAACCAAGTTATCGTTGTCGCAATCTTATGGGCTGACCAACATCAACGCCGATGACATGGTGATCAGTCTATTTTGCTACGAAAACGCCGCACTGAATCATTTATTAGCACTATGGAGTGATAGCCCCGCCAAGCTACATCTGCTGGTTCCTCGTGGTAAGGGCTTGGCAACAGTAAAAACATGGCTTAGCACTCAAAGTGATGTATCGACATCAGAGCCCCGTAGTTATTTGGTCAAAAATCTTCATATTCATGAATTGCCCATGACAGATCAGCAGGGATATGACCAACTGCTTTGGAGTTGCGACTTCAATATCGTCCGTGGAGAAGATTCGTTTCTGCGAGCACAGTGGGCGGCGAAACCGTTTATCTGGCACATATATCCGCAGGAAGAAGATACCCATTTGATAAAATTGGATGCTTTTATGCGTCGTTATTGCCATAATCTCGCTCCAGCCGTGGCAGAAGATTGGCAACAGCTCAATCTCGCGTTTAATCAACAAGATGGCCCGGCAGTTTGCCGATACTGGCAAAAATTGGGTCTTGTCAATGGGGTGCTGTCGCAACATGCAAAACAATGGCCCGTTGACGCAATAAATGACGCAGATCTTGCAAACAGGCTAGTGAAAATGGCTAAAAACCGCTAA
- the efp gene encoding elongation factor P, with protein MKTAQEIRAGNVIMVDGNPMVVLKTEYNKSGRNSAVCKMKLKNLLLGSGTETVFKADDKLDDIQLERLECTYSYFADPMYVFMDAEYNQYDVEAENMGDAINFIVDGMEEVCQVTFYNGKAISVELPTTIVREVGYTEPSARGDTTGKVMKPAKLIGTDMEIMVADFVKEGDKIEIDTRTGEFKKRV; from the coding sequence ATGAAAACTGCTCAGGAAATCCGCGCAGGTAACGTGATCATGGTTGATGGCAACCCTATGGTTGTACTGAAGACCGAATACAACAAATCTGGCCGTAACTCGGCAGTTTGTAAAATGAAACTGAAGAACCTGCTGTTAGGTTCAGGTACCGAAACTGTATTCAAAGCGGATGACAAACTGGATGATATCCAGTTAGAACGTCTGGAATGTACCTATTCTTACTTTGCCGACCCAATGTATGTTTTCATGGATGCTGAGTACAACCAGTACGACGTAGAAGCTGAGAACATGGGCGATGCTATCAACTTTATCGTCGACGGTATGGAAGAAGTTTGTCAGGTAACTTTCTATAACGGTAAAGCTATCTCTGTTGAACTGCCTACCACTATCGTACGTGAAGTTGGTTACACTGAACCTTCTGCCCGTGGTGATACTACTGGTAAAGTAATGAAGCCAGCCAAACTGATCGGTACCGACATGGAGATCATGGTTGCAGACTTCGTTAAAGAAGGCGACAAAATCGAAATCGATACCCGTACCGGCGAATTCAAGAAGCGCGTGTAA
- a CDS encoding Na+/H+ antiporter NhaC family protein: MSEPTALSLIPPIVVLVCAILLRRPILALIIGAVTGLVLINPAEVLNSFADASLKVMADETIGWLILVCGSFGALIALLVRTGGALAFGRNAMRFAKGPRSSLLMTFVLGIVIFIDDYLNALTVGETMKRVTDRFKISREMLAYIVDSTAAPVCVIVPVSTWAVFFGGLLVDNGVAAKGEGINVYMQAIPYMLYAWLAVLMVLLVSAGIVPAIGPMKKAELAAKTGMPTQEQAKVDEVLTSDDYAVRALEAEFKHADKQGQLHNFLVPMLLLVAFTVYFDIDVWKGLLATLVVTIPYYAIQRLMPFAEMMDQMIDGFKSMLPAIGTVIAAFVFKDVCDQLMLPQYVIEVLSPYMTAQMLPALVFVAMAILAFATGSSWGIFAVTIPIVMPLAKSVGADIPLVVGALLSAASFGSQACFYSDSTVLAAQGSGCNLVSHAVTQLPYALIAAVIAFFGFILIA; the protein is encoded by the coding sequence ATGTCTGAACCGACAGCGTTAAGTCTAATCCCACCTATTGTGGTGTTGGTTTGTGCCATTTTGCTGCGACGTCCAATTTTGGCGTTAATTATCGGAGCGGTAACCGGCTTAGTACTAATTAACCCGGCAGAGGTGCTAAACAGCTTTGCAGATGCATCACTCAAAGTCATGGCCGATGAAACCATCGGTTGGCTGATATTAGTATGTGGTAGTTTCGGTGCTTTAATCGCGTTACTTGTGCGTACCGGTGGCGCTTTGGCCTTCGGAAGAAATGCCATGCGTTTTGCCAAAGGTCCACGCTCATCCTTGCTGATGACGTTTGTATTAGGGATTGTCATCTTTATTGATGATTACCTGAATGCGTTAACTGTGGGTGAGACCATGAAGCGAGTAACCGACAGGTTTAAAATATCCCGCGAAATGCTGGCGTATATTGTTGACTCAACCGCAGCGCCAGTGTGTGTGATTGTCCCTGTGTCTACCTGGGCCGTATTCTTTGGCGGCTTGTTGGTTGACAATGGTGTCGCGGCCAAAGGTGAGGGGATAAATGTGTATATGCAAGCTATTCCCTACATGCTTTACGCCTGGCTGGCGGTGTTGATGGTGTTATTGGTGTCCGCCGGCATTGTGCCTGCTATTGGTCCAATGAAAAAAGCAGAACTTGCTGCCAAAACCGGAATGCCGACCCAAGAACAAGCGAAAGTCGATGAAGTTTTAACTTCAGACGATTATGCGGTGAGAGCACTGGAAGCGGAATTCAAACATGCGGATAAACAGGGACAATTGCACAACTTTTTAGTGCCGATGCTGCTGTTGGTCGCATTTACTGTTTATTTCGATATTGATGTCTGGAAAGGGTTGCTGGCAACATTGGTGGTTACCATTCCTTATTATGCCATTCAACGCCTGATGCCTTTCGCAGAGATGATGGATCAGATGATTGATGGTTTTAAAAGTATGCTACCAGCCATAGGCACAGTGATCGCGGCTTTTGTTTTTAAAGACGTCTGCGATCAGTTGATGTTGCCACAGTATGTCATTGAGGTGCTGAGTCCTTACATGACGGCGCAGATGTTGCCTGCTCTGGTGTTTGTTGCCATGGCGATCCTGGCCTTCGCAACGGGGTCGAGTTGGGGAATTTTTGCAGTAACGATTCCGATTGTTATGCCACTGGCAAAATCTGTTGGCGCAGATATTCCGCTTGTAGTAGGGGCATTGCTATCGGCAGCTTCATTTGGCAGTCAGGCGTGTTTCTATTCAGATTCGACTGTGCTTGCTGCACAAGGTTCTGGCTGTAATTTGGTGAGCCATGCTGTCACCCAGTTGCCTTATGCATTAATAGCCGCGGTAATCGCGTTTTTCGGATTTATTCTAATCGCCTGA
- a CDS encoding pyridoxal phosphate-dependent aminotransferase, with amino-acid sequence MRPVIKSHKLDSVCYDIRGPVHKEARRLEDEGHRILKLNIGNPAVFGFEAPEEIVRDVILNLPSSQGYCESKGLFSARKAIVQHYQSKGIHGVDIEDVYIGNGVSELIMMSMQGLLNTEDEILLPSPDYPLWTAAVNLAGGKARHYICDEEADWFPDLDDIRSKITPRTRGIVVINPNNPTGAVYPKELLLEIVEICREHSLILFADEIYDKILYDGVQHTHAASLSDDILTVTFNGLSKAYRAAGFRVGWMMLSGNLKAAKSYIEGLEMLSSMRLCANVPNQHGIQTALGGYQSINELTAPEGRLTLQRDTCYDLLNQIPGVSCKKPKGAMYAFPKLDAKRFSIRDDERLVLDLLREKKILLVQGTAFNWAEPDHLRVVFLPYKEDLQRALFAFGDFLGHYHQ; translated from the coding sequence ATGCGGCCCGTAATAAAATCCCATAAACTGGACAGTGTTTGTTATGACATTCGTGGTCCAGTTCATAAGGAAGCCCGCCGCCTGGAAGATGAAGGTCACCGAATCCTCAAGCTCAATATCGGGAACCCAGCCGTTTTTGGTTTCGAAGCCCCCGAAGAAATTGTCCGTGATGTGATCCTGAACCTGCCATCTTCTCAGGGTTATTGTGAATCAAAAGGTCTGTTCTCCGCTCGTAAGGCGATTGTGCAGCATTATCAGTCCAAAGGTATTCACGGCGTGGATATCGAGGATGTTTATATCGGTAACGGTGTATCTGAGCTCATCATGATGTCTATGCAGGGTTTGCTAAACACTGAAGACGAAATACTGTTGCCCTCACCTGACTATCCTTTATGGACTGCGGCGGTGAATCTGGCGGGCGGCAAAGCTCGGCATTATATTTGTGATGAAGAAGCGGACTGGTTCCCGGATCTAGATGATATTCGCAGCAAAATCACCCCTCGCACACGTGGTATTGTAGTCATTAATCCTAACAACCCAACGGGTGCGGTTTATCCGAAAGAGCTTTTGTTAGAAATTGTAGAGATTTGCCGTGAGCATTCATTAATTCTGTTTGCCGATGAGATTTACGACAAAATTCTGTATGACGGTGTACAGCATACTCATGCTGCCAGCTTATCCGATGATATCCTGACCGTGACCTTTAATGGTCTTTCAAAAGCCTATCGTGCTGCGGGTTTCCGCGTCGGCTGGATGATGTTGTCTGGCAATCTCAAGGCGGCAAAAAGCTATATTGAAGGGCTAGAGATGCTGTCCTCAATGCGTCTTTGCGCCAACGTGCCTAATCAGCACGGTATCCAAACGGCATTAGGTGGTTATCAGAGTATTAATGAACTCACTGCGCCCGAAGGCCGGTTAACTTTACAGCGTGATACTTGTTACGATCTGCTGAATCAGATCCCTGGGGTAAGCTGTAAAAAACCTAAGGGAGCCATGTACGCGTTTCCGAAATTAGACGCTAAACGTTTTAGCATTCGTGACGACGAACGGCTAGTGCTCGATCTGTTAAGAGAGAAGAAAATACTATTAGTACAGGGAACCGCCTTTAACTGGGCAGAACCCGATCATTTACGAGTAGTATTCCTACCGTACAAAGAAGATCTACAACGCGCCTTGTTCGCCTTTGGAGATTTTCTCGGGCATTACCATCAGTAA
- the yfbR gene encoding 5'-deoxynucleotidase: MSHLFAHLARMKLIQRWPLMHNIRQENVQEHSLQVAMVAHALAIISNRLFNGAYSPDRAATLAIFHDASEVLTGDLPTPVKYFNKDIETEYKKIEAIAEERLLQMVPAIFREDYQALFISDENEADYRKLVKSADTLCAYLKCLEEKHAGNSEFNSAKKRLEEMLDNNPDPAVRYFRKEFIPSFTLDLDQINQLL, translated from the coding sequence ATGAGTCATCTGTTTGCCCACCTCGCCAGGATGAAACTCATCCAGCGTTGGCCGCTGATGCACAATATTCGCCAAGAAAATGTACAGGAACATTCGCTGCAGGTTGCGATGGTAGCCCACGCGCTCGCCATTATCAGTAATCGTCTTTTTAATGGCGCTTACTCACCTGATCGCGCGGCAACGTTAGCCATCTTTCATGATGCCAGTGAGGTGCTGACCGGTGATTTACCCACGCCAGTGAAGTATTTCAACAAAGATATTGAAACTGAATACAAAAAAATTGAAGCCATTGCCGAAGAGCGACTGTTGCAGATGGTGCCGGCAATCTTTCGGGAAGATTATCAGGCATTATTTATCAGTGATGAAAATGAAGCCGATTATCGTAAATTGGTAAAATCGGCGGATACCTTGTGTGCTTATCTTAAATGTCTGGAAGAAAAGCATGCGGGCAACAGTGAATTTAATTCAGCGAAAAAACGTCTGGAAGAGATGCTGGATAATAATCCCGATCCGGCTGTACGTTATTTTCGTAAAGAATTTATCCCCAGTTTCACTCTCGATCTAGACCAGATCAATCAACTGTTATAA
- a CDS encoding anti-phage deoxyguanosine triphosphatase produces the protein METNPWLERREQDLSQRRNDHRSPYQRDRARIMHSAAFRRLQAKTQVLGVGMNDFYRTRLTHSLEVSQIGTGIAAQLKQRYPEMERWLDSMSLIESLCLAHDIGHPPYGHGGETALNYMMRDHGGFEGNGQTFRILTKLEPYTEHYGMNLTRRTLLGVMKYPALAESLRAKTTQAAVVNYRQLKPSEWPPVKAIFNDDCAVFNWVLAPLTDHDRAEFIRSTETATGKHQRTLHKSFDSTIMELADDIAYAVHDLEDAIVMGIVNREQWLEFVSPRLSCLQEPWIKEQLDNIDGRLFSSKHYRRKDAIGTLVNALVTAICIKEINGFTEPLLRYQATIEAPYDELLEILKQFVLKYVVRKPEIQMLEYKGQQIVMELFEALASDPLRLLPFNTQERWQAAQQHGGNSLRVIADYIAGMTDEFAARLHQQLFSPRAASLMEFSHL, from the coding sequence ATGGAAACTAATCCTTGGCTAGAACGCAGAGAACAAGACCTTAGCCAACGACGAAATGATCATCGGTCACCTTATCAGCGAGACCGAGCTCGTATCATGCACTCGGCTGCATTTAGACGACTGCAGGCCAAAACCCAGGTTTTGGGTGTAGGCATGAACGACTTTTATCGCACTCGCCTCACTCACTCGCTGGAGGTGTCTCAGATAGGGACTGGTATTGCTGCGCAGCTTAAGCAGCGTTATCCAGAAATGGAGCGCTGGCTCGATTCTATGAGTCTGATTGAATCTTTATGTTTAGCTCATGATATTGGTCATCCACCTTATGGTCATGGTGGCGAAACCGCACTCAACTATATGATGCGAGATCATGGCGGTTTTGAAGGCAACGGCCAGACGTTTCGCATTCTGACCAAGTTAGAACCTTATACCGAACACTATGGTATGAACCTGACCCGTCGCACTTTGTTGGGGGTGATGAAATATCCAGCCCTGGCGGAATCGCTGAGAGCCAAGACAACTCAGGCAGCAGTGGTTAATTATCGACAACTGAAACCCAGTGAATGGCCACCGGTAAAAGCAATATTTAACGATGATTGTGCCGTGTTTAACTGGGTACTGGCGCCACTCACTGATCATGATCGTGCGGAATTTATTCGCAGCACAGAAACTGCGACAGGCAAACATCAGCGCACCCTCCACAAATCTTTTGACAGCACCATTATGGAACTGGCAGACGATATCGCCTATGCCGTTCATGATCTGGAAGATGCGATAGTGATGGGCATCGTCAACCGTGAACAGTGGCTAGAGTTTGTGTCTCCCAGGTTGTCCTGTTTGCAGGAGCCCTGGATAAAGGAGCAACTGGATAACATTGACGGTCGCCTATTTTCCAGCAAGCATTACCGCCGTAAAGATGCCATCGGCACACTGGTAAACGCCCTAGTCACCGCGATCTGTATCAAAGAAATCAATGGGTTTACTGAACCATTATTGCGCTATCAAGCAACGATTGAAGCGCCATATGATGAATTGCTAGAAATTCTCAAACAATTTGTACTGAAATATGTCGTGCGTAAGCCGGAGATTCAGATGCTGGAATACAAAGGACAGCAGATTGTCATGGAATTATTTGAAGCGCTGGCATCCGATCCACTGCGGCTATTACCATTCAATACCCAGGAGCGCTGGCAAGCAGCACAACAGCATGGCGGAAATAGCCTGCGAGTTATTGCGGATTATATTGCCGGAATGACGGATGAATTTGCAGCCCGACTGCATCAACAACTGTTCAGCCCTCGGGCAGCATCACTAATGGAATTTAGTCACCTGTGA